One window of the Eucalyptus grandis isolate ANBG69807.140 chromosome 8, ASM1654582v1, whole genome shotgun sequence genome contains the following:
- the LOC104415946 gene encoding ferrochelatase-2, chloroplastic — MNCQVMNTSSPSPSSSSSSRNPIPNSPLLLRRTVCYSLSHKTDRCSGVQIGGCHKTLHLPRNCCVARWSDAKRPLRYPPQASLVASESKGVSSIPIVGEEKIGVLLLNLGGPETLDDVQPFLFNLFADPDIIRLPRLFRFLQKPLAQFISVLRAPKSKEGYASIGGGSPLRKITDAQAEELRKSLWAKNVPAKVYVGMRYWHPFTEEAIEQIKKDGITKLVVLPLYPQFSISTSGSSLRLLESIFREDEYLVNMEHTVIPSWYQREGYIKSMADLTEKELQTFDNPEKVVIFFSAHGVPLAYVEEAGDPYKAEMEECVDLIMEELEKRKITNPYTLAYQSRVGPVEWLKPYTDETIIDLGRKGVKSLLAVPISFVSEHIETLEEIDVEYKELALKSGIEKWGRVPALGCEQTFISDLADAVIESLPYVGAMAVSNLEARQSLVPLGSVEELLATYDSQRRELPPPVTFWEWGWTKSAETWNGRAAMLAVLVLLVLEVTTGEGFLHQWGVLPLFR; from the exons ATGAATTGCCAAGTGATGAAcacctcctctccctctccatcttcctcttcctcctctcgcAACCCCATTCCCAACTCCCCCCT ATTGCTTCGGCGGACCGTTTGTTACTCCCTTTCTCACAAGACGGATCGATGCTCCGGCGTTCAAATTGGAGGTTGCCACAAGACCCTTCATCTCCCGAGGAATTGTTGCGTCGCCCGGTGGTCCGACGCAAAGCGACCGCTCAGATATCCTCCCCAAGCCTCCTTGGTGGCTTCAGAATCTAAAGGCGTCTCCTCAATCCCCATCGTCGGCGAAGAAAAGATTGGAGTGTTGCTGCTCAACCTCGGAGGTCCTGAAACCCTTGACGATGTGCAGCCTTTCTTGTTCAACCTCTTCGCTGATCCa GACATCATTCGGCTGCCAAGATTGTTTCGCTTTCTTCAAAAGCCACTGGCACAATTTATATCTGTTCTTCGGGCACCCAAGAGCAAAGAAGGCTATGCATCTATAGGTGGTGGTTCTCCTCTTCGGAAGATAACTGATGCCCAG GCAGAAGAGTTAAGGAAATCACTTTGGGCTAAAAATGTTCCGGCCAAGGTGTATGTTGGCATGAGATACTGGCACCCATTCACTGAAGAAGCCATTGAGCAG ATAAAGAAAGATGGAATTACCAAGCTTGTTGTTCTGCCACTTTACCCACAGTTTTCCATATCAACTAGTGGTTCAAGTCTTCGACTCTTAGAGAGTATATTCAG GGAAGATGAATACCTAGTCAACATGGAACACACTGTTATTCCATCTTGGTATCAACGTGAAGGATATATAAAATCTATGGCAGATCTAACAGAAAAGGAGTTACAAACATTTGACAATCCTGAGAAG GTTGTGATATTTTTCAGTGCACATGGGGTGCCACTTGCATATGTAGAGGAGGCTGGTGATCCATATAAGGCAGAGATGGAGGAATGTGTGGACTTGATAATGGAAGAGCTAGAAAAACGGAAAATAACTAATCCCTACACTCTTGCTTATCAG AGTAGAGTTGGCCCGGTGGAATGGCTGAAACCATATACAGATGAGACAATTATTGATCTTGGACGAAAGGGTGTGAAGAGCCTTTTGGCTGTCCCGATAAG TTTTGTGAGCGAGCACATTGAAactcttgaagaaattgatgtaGAGTATAAAGAGTTGGCTCTTAAATCTGGCATCGAGAAATGGGGTCGTGTCCCTGCTCTAGGATGTGAACAAACATTCATTTCAGACCTGGCAGATGCAGTGATTGAGAGTCTCCCTTATGTTGGTGCCATGGCAGTGTCAAATCTTGAAGCTCGACAG TCTTTGGTGCCACTGGGTAGCGTAGAAGAGCTATTGGCAACATACGATTCTCAACGGAGAGAGCTTCCACCTCCTGTGACATTTTGGGAATGGGGCTGGACAAAAAGTGCGGAAACCTGGAATGGAAGAGCGGCTATGCTAGCAGTGCTGGTATTATTGGTTTTAGAAGTTACTACTGGAGAGGGATTTTTGCATCAGTGGGGTGTATTGCCGTTGTTTCGCTGA
- the LOC104415945 gene encoding UDP-glycosyltransferase 88F3-like has product MTEERGVCSSGLPASVERSEFGFFDHSTGLLNCLVDCLDGFRPPDPLLSLNATPPSSPPPLPSSAKRMQETIALYAAPALHHMVSMVELGKLILHHRPQFTLTVLVASMPATASAITSYIDRIYYETNLPISFFHLPPVHLPESLQNQVDAAFEFMRLNIMGVRDALQSISADCAVRALITSAFHVPHHFLNIPTYCYFTSCASVLSFFLQLPAIHDQTSKSFGDSKDTLLHLPGLPTMRASLLPEPLLDRNASAYRHFLDFARSLPKFHRLIANTFNLLEPDAVKAVADGVCVPDGMTPPLYCIGSLIADAKDRTIGSVASLEASTMPVNECLSWLDLQPRRSVVFLCFGSRGAFASAQVREIALGLERSEQRFLWVVRNPPPSIATKPDLDHLLPQGFLERTRNKGLVMKSWAPQAAILKHESVGGIRDSLWVELGVRSKQRMNAAILVEKMKLAVPISESIWSYEKGKEVEFIVSAEEVEKRVRQLIMEVNMRERSAEMKERGIAAWTEGGSSFLALSEMVGSWKQG; this is encoded by the exons ATGACAGAGGAGAGAGGTGTATGTTCGAGTGGACTTCCTGCG TCTGTGGAAAGGTCAGAGTTTGGCTTTTTTGACCATTCCACTGGACTTCTCAATTGTTTGGTAGACTGCTTAGATGGCTTTCGCCCACCCGATCCTCTCCTCTCCCTCAACGCAACACCACCATCTTCCCCTCCTCCCCTCCCTTCCTCCGCCAAAAGAATGCAAGAAACCATAGCACTGTATGCAGCCCCTGCTTTACACCACATGGTGTCCATGGTGGAGCTTGGGAAGCTGATTCTGCATCATCGCCCACAATTCACCCTCACAGTTTTGGTTGCATCGATGCCAGCAACGGCCAGCGCTATCACCTCCTACATCGATCGAATCTATTATGAGACCAATCTTCCTatttccttcttccatctccCTCCCGTCCATTTACCAGAGTCCCTCCAAAACCAAGTAGATGCTGCTTTCGAATTTATGCGTCTCAACATCATGGGTGTTCGAGATGCCCTCCAAAGCATCTCTGCTGACTGCGCAGTTCGCGCACTTATAACTTCAGCCTTCCACGTTCCACATCATTTTCTCAACATTCCAACTTACTGTTACTTCACCTCTTGTgcttctgttctttctttcttcttgcagTTGCCTGCCATCCACGATCAGACAAGCAAGAGCTTTGGAGACTCGAAGGACACCCTCCTGCACTTACCGGGCCTTCCTACCATGAGAGCCTCTCTCCTACCTGAACCATTACTTGATCGCAATGCTTCCGCCTATCGTCACTTCCTTGATTTTGCTCGATCTTTGCCCAAATTTCATCGGCTTATAGCTAACACCTTTAACTTGCTTGAGCCAGATGCAGTCAAGGCTGTTGCAGATGGTGTTTGTGTTCCAGACGGCATGACTCCACCTCTCTATTGTATTGGGTCACTGATAGCAGATGCAAAAGATCGTACTATTGGCAGTGTCGCTTCGCTGGAAGCATCAACAATGCCTGTCAATGAATGTTTGTCCTGGCTAGACTTGCAGCCAAGAAGAAGTGTTGTCTTCTTGTGTTTTGGCAGTCGGGGTGCATTTGCGAGTGCGCAAGTGAGGGAGATTGCTCTTGGGTTGGAGAGAAGCGAGCAACGGTTCCTGTGGGTGGTGAGAAATCCACCTCCAAGTATTGCAACCAAGCCAGATTTAGACCACCTTCTGCCTCAAGGGTTCTTGGAAAGGACTCGGAACAAGGGTCTAGTAATGAAGTCTTGGGCACCGCAAGCTGCCATACTTAAGCATGAATCAGTGGGGGGGATTCGTGACTCATTGTGGGTGGAACTCGGTGTTAGAAGCA AGCAGCGCATGAATGCCGCCATCCTTGTGGAGAAAATGAAGCTGGCGGTGCCGATCAGCGAGTCGATATGGtcatatgaaaaaggaaaagaagtggAATTCATTGTTAGTGCAGAGGAAGTGGAGAAAAGGGTAAGGCAGTTGATAATGGAGGTGAATATGAGAGAGAGGAGCGCCGAGATGAAGGAAAGAGGCATCGCGGCTTGGACTGAGGGCGGATCCTCCTTCTTAGCATTGTCCGAAATGGTGGGTTCATGGAAGCAGGGCTAA
- the LOC104428802 gene encoding GRF1-interacting factor 3, which produces MQQPPQMIPVLPSFPPTNITTEQIQKYLDENKKLILAILDNQNLGKLAECAQYQTQLQKNLMYLAAIADAQPQAPPMPPQMAPHQVMQQGGYFMQHPQAAAALAQQPGLYPQKVPLQFSSPHQLQDPQQQLHQQHQQAIQGQMGMRPMGPSNGLHPMNAEATLGGAGTGGPHPSSGPNDARGGSKQDASETGTTGAGGQGNTAAGHQGGDGESSLMKGSEEAK; this is translated from the exons ATGCAGCAGCCTCCGCAGATGATCCCCGTGTTGCCCTCGTTTCCCCCGACCAACATCACCACCGAGCAGATTCAAAAG TATCTTGATGAAAACAAGAAGTTGATTCTAGCTATATTGGACAATCAAAATCTTGGCAAACTCGCTGAGTGTGCCCa GTACCAAACTCAGTTGCAAAAGAATTTGATGTATTTAGCGGCAATTGCTGATGCCCAGCCGCAGGCACCACCAATGCCTCCCCAG ATGGCTCCTCATCAGGTGATGCAACAAGGTGGCTATTTCATGCAACATCCTCAGGCGGCTGCTGCTCTGGCTCAGCAGCCAGGCCTTTACCCTCAGAAGGTGCCATTGCAATTCAGTAGTCCCCATCAGTTGCAAGACCCACAGCAGCAGTTACACCAGCAACACCAGCAGGCCATCCAGGGTCAAATGGGCATGAGACCAATGGGGCCCAGTAATGGCCTTCATCCCATGAACGCAGAGGCTACTTTGGGAGGTGCAGGTACTGGAGGGCCACATCCATCCTCAGGTCCAAATGACGCGCGTGGAGGAAGCAAGCAAGATGCTTCTGAGACAGGGACAACTGGTGCTGGTGGTCAGGGCAACACAGCAGCTGGGCATCAGGGAGGCGATGGAGAATCATCACTCATGAAGGGTTCCGAGGAGGCAAAGTGA
- the LOC120287534 gene encoding vasodilator-stimulated phosphoprotein-like codes for MQHAEEKQASSSSLNVGDVARQARPAHTEGSEARLLEKLVLSCLVVFDAPPPPSRDVRSALSLPLCEVVTLFQRNATPTALHLCRLTPSPSTPTPTPTPTPTPPPPLNPTLTPTPLRRLPPSASESVAPDADASASAYAPNADADADADAPSPSPCIAENGDADPTLLIQLFPFADAEKERQALVDALRASEAECDAIDAKMQEVLNAQIAAEDECVSLLENFSKDATASADLIEKKANLLRAEEMDKWLSSSEDLEVRKMELEIESYLISEARKGVNVSIEHSIDDDSREKEKLLKKKDVLLDELEKLLNLVREKEKQIAENDASIEAVEKRIAGGLWISGHAIRYWC; via the exons ATGCagcacgcggaggagaagcaggcctcttcgagctccctcAACGTCGGCGACGTCGCCCGCCAAGCGAGACCCGCACACACggaaggctcggaggcgaggttgctggagaagctGGTGCTGAGCTGCCTCGTCGTGTTcgacgctcctccgcctccctctcgcgacgtccgctctgctctctctctccccctctgcGAAGTCGTGactctcttccagcgaaacgcgacgccgacggccctccacctcTGCCGGTTGACTCCGTCGCCCtcgactccgactccgactccgacgccgacgccgacgccgcctcctCCCCTGAACCCGACtctgacgccgacgccccttcgccggttgcctccgtcggcgtcggagtccgtcgcccccgacgccgacgcctcGGCCTCCGCCTATGCGCCtaacgccgacgccgacgccgacgccgatgCCCCTTCGCCAAGTCCATGCATCGCAGAAAATGGTGATGCCGACCCAACATTACTTATtcagttatttccttttgctgATGCCGAAAAGGAGAGACAAGCTTTGGTGGATGCACTTAGAGCTAGTGAAGCTGAATGCGATGCTATTGATGCGAAGATGCAGGAGGTTTTGAATGCACAGATTGCTGCTGAGGATGAGTGTGTTTCTCTGTTGGAGAATTTCTCTAAG GATGCAACTGCTAGTGCTGACCTGATAGAGAAGAAGGCAAACTTACTGCGTGCTGAGGAAATGGACAAATGGCTTTCATCAAGTGAAGATTTGGAGGTGAGGAAGATGGAACTTGAAATCGAGTCATATCTGATAAGTGAAGCTCGTAAAGGAGTGAATGTTTCCATCGAGCATTCAATTGATGATGACagtagagagaaagaaaaacttcttAAGAAGAAGGATGTGTTGTTGGATGAATTGGAGAAGCTGCTTAATTTagtgagagagaaggagaagcaaattGCTGAGAATGATGCTTCCATTGAAGCAGTAGAGAAGCGCATTGCTGGTGGTCTCTGGATTTCAGGACATGCAATCAGATATTGGTGCTAA
- the LOC120286664 gene encoding transcription factor bHLH121-like, whose amino-acid sequence PKNDKATILTDTIQVLKDLTTEVNKLKAECAALIEESHMLMQEKNELREEKSSLKSEVENLNVQYQQRTRVMYPWAAMDPSVIMGPAYSYPVPIPVTAGPIPMLSQLQPFPFFGNQNASAIPAPCSTFIPNSMPANPTFEQQSTQYASTSHVSNKKDSKSRSSDHQRGSIAEQDEDPNDVATDLELKMPGISSHQDLTPGEKKGKQTQRKEISILLMGAHQASFRHLRLFQIVPPIVLVTTQSPVDEELSPENLNATIFFSCYKPNSFSSPFVVCTPRLVSCILCCVCLTYREFF is encoded by the exons CCTAAGAATGACAAGGCAACCATTCTTACGGACACAATCCAGGTGCTGAAGGATTTAACCACGGAAGTTAACAAATTGAAAGCTGAATGTGCAGCTCTTATTGAAGAATCTCACATG CTGATGCAGGAGAAGAATGAGCTCAGAGAAGAGAAATCATCTTTAAAATCTGAAGTTGAAAATCTTAATGTCCAGTACCAGCAAAGGACGAGGGTTATGTACCCTTGGGCTGCCATGGATCCATCCGTCATCATGGGTCCAGCCTACTCATATCCAGTTCCAATACCCGTCACTGCAGGTCCAATACCCATGCTCTCACAACTTCagcctttccctttctttggaaATCAGAATGCAAGTGCTATTCCTGCTCCGTGTTCTACCTTTATCCCAAATTCAATGCCTGCCAATCCCACATTTGAACAGCAGTCAACCCAATATGCGTCCACTTCTCACGtgtcaaataaaaaagactCCAAAAGCAGGTCTTCAGATCATCAAAGGGGCAGCATTGCAGAGCAAGACGAAGATCCAAATGACGTGGCAACAGACCTTGAACTTAAGATGCCTGGAATATCATCAcatcag GACTTGACGCCCGGAGAAAAGAAGGGCAAGCAGACCCAGAGGAAGGAGATAAGTATTTTACTGATGGGAGCTCATCAAGCAAGCTTTCGTCATCTCAGGCTTTTCCAGATAGTTCCTCCAATAGTGTTAGTGACAACCCAAAGTCCAGTAGATGAAGAGTTGAGTCCAGAAAATCTTAAtgccacaattttcttttcctgttaCAAGCCTAACTCATTTTCTAGTCCTTTCGTAGTTTGTACCCCGAGGCTGGTCAGTTGTATATTATGTTGCGTTTGCTTAACTTACAgggaatttttttag